One genomic region from Chionomys nivalis chromosome 17, mChiNiv1.1, whole genome shotgun sequence encodes:
- the LOC130888841 gene encoding peptidyl-prolyl cis-trans isomerase A-like — protein MRLENCISGVIGEATKSWCRPLCRRRCPFSPLSVAMVNPTVFFDIAADGEPLGRVSFELFADKVPKTAENFCALSTGEKGFGYKGSSFHRIIPGFMCQGGDFTRHNGTGGRSIYGEKFEDENFILKHTGPGILSMANAGPNTNGSQFFICTTKTEWLDGKHVVFGKVKEGMNIVEAMERFGSRNGKTSKKITISDCGQL, from the exons ATGAGACTGGAGAATTGCATCTCAGGAGTAATAGGAGAAG CTACAAAAAGCTGGTGCAGGCCGCTTTGCAGACGCCGCTGTCCCTTCTCACCACTTTCTGTAGCCATGGTCAACCCCACCGTGTTCTTCGACATCGCGGCCGATGGCGAGCCCTTGGGCCGCGTCTCCTTCGAGCTGTTTGCAGACAAagttccaaagacagcagaaaacttttgtgctctgagcactggagagaaaggatttggATATAAGGGTTCTTCCTTTCACAGGATTATTCCAGGATTCATGTGCCAGGGTGGTGACTTCACACGCCATAATGGCACTGGCGGCAGATCCATCTACGGAGAAAAATTTGAGGATGAGAACTTCATCCTGAAGCATACAGGTCCTGGCATCTTGTCCATGGCAAATGCTGGACCAAACACAAACGGTTCCCAGTTTTTTATCTGCACCACCAAAACTGAGTGGCTGGATGGCAAACATGTGGTCTTTGGGAAGGTGAAAGAAGGCATGAACATTGTGGAAGCCATGGAGCGTTTTGGGTCCAGGAATGGCAAGACCAGCAAGAAGATCACCATTTCCGACTGTGGACAACTCTAA